One stretch of Streptomyces agglomeratus DNA includes these proteins:
- a CDS encoding DUF6049 family protein, which yields MAEAADFQGMVPSPARRWLRRAAGLLAGAPLAAGLLCVPGAASAHATEDITPSRTVDVSLDALTPGAPVEGDKVTVSGTVTNRGKETVTDAHVGLSVGPRLSGRTAIDAADQRSQDVDIRDPAELGGKFTKKFSRIPSGISEDFSITVPVDKLELDDQGVYQLGVSLSGQTPSRPYEQTLGIQKTFLPWQPDATEKKTQLTYLWPLISSTHLTAETGSDEQQTPVFENDNLGAELAPGGRLNQLVSLGNELPVTWVVDPDLLATVNAMTQSYQVKSQDGETTVAGKYQTVANQWLSDLQKAVDGRKVVALPFADPDLASLAHRGKHVPGSLSHLRRATDVAATAVKSILQTEPTTDFAWPVNGAVDPSVVDVATSAGAHNVIARSDSLPETGGLSYTPTAARPIGGGTTAVVADARLSTAFEGDMSSAGDSTLAIQRFLAQTLAVTLQDEEKQRSVVVAPQRLPSAGQAQSMASALHSLDAQRWSQPLDLVAASKARPDARATTDVPGAGSYPRSLSKRELPAKAFQDIKATQDTLDNFKVILTAPDRVVTPFGNAVNRAMSTSWRGSERPAQKYRDGVQSYLESLTDEVQLIQKSDATLSGRSATVPVTVQNQLVQGVENLVLRLTSTKPTRLKLDGDQSIAERPVKVTGGHSQSVKFTATANANGPVPVTAQLYTEDGTPYGRQMEFTVDVNEFTPTVMLVIAGGVLLLVLAGVRMYTQRKRAAAREAADRGDGECGGEGDDAEQPSDPTPDTGPESGNPSGAGEKVDR from the coding sequence GTGGCCGAGGCGGCAGACTTTCAGGGGATGGTTCCCTCACCTGCCCGCCGGTGGCTGCGGCGCGCGGCGGGGCTGCTCGCGGGCGCCCCGCTGGCGGCGGGCCTTCTGTGTGTCCCCGGGGCCGCGTCCGCGCACGCCACCGAGGACATCACCCCGTCGCGCACGGTTGATGTGTCCCTGGACGCGCTGACCCCCGGCGCCCCGGTGGAGGGTGACAAGGTCACCGTCTCCGGCACGGTCACCAACCGGGGCAAGGAAACCGTCACCGACGCGCACGTCGGCCTCAGTGTGGGGCCGCGGCTGTCCGGCCGGACGGCGATCGACGCGGCGGACCAGCGCAGCCAGGACGTGGACATCCGGGACCCCGCCGAGCTCGGCGGAAAGTTCACGAAGAAGTTCTCCAGGATCCCGTCCGGGATCAGTGAGGACTTCAGCATCACGGTGCCGGTCGACAAGCTGGAGCTGGACGACCAGGGGGTCTACCAGCTCGGGGTGTCCCTGTCGGGGCAGACGCCGAGCCGTCCGTACGAGCAGACGCTCGGCATCCAGAAGACCTTCCTCCCCTGGCAGCCCGACGCCACGGAGAAGAAGACCCAGCTCACCTACCTGTGGCCGCTGATCTCCTCCACGCATCTCACGGCCGAGACGGGCTCCGACGAGCAGCAGACACCGGTCTTCGAGAACGACAACCTCGGCGCGGAGCTCGCCCCTGGCGGGCGGCTGAACCAGCTGGTCTCGCTCGGCAACGAGCTGCCGGTGACCTGGGTGGTCGACCCGGACCTGCTCGCCACGGTCAACGCCATGACGCAGAGCTACCAGGTCAAGTCGCAGGACGGCGAAACGACCGTCGCGGGCAAGTACCAGACCGTGGCCAACCAGTGGCTGAGCGATCTCCAGAAGGCCGTCGACGGCCGCAAGGTCGTCGCGCTGCCGTTCGCCGACCCCGACCTCGCCTCGCTGGCACACCGCGGCAAGCACGTCCCCGGCTCCCTCAGTCACCTGCGGCGCGCGACCGATGTCGCGGCGACCGCGGTGAAGTCGATCCTCCAGACAGAGCCGACCACCGACTTCGCCTGGCCGGTGAACGGCGCCGTCGACCCGTCGGTCGTCGACGTCGCCACATCGGCCGGCGCCCACAACGTGATCGCCCGCAGCGACAGCCTCCCCGAGACGGGCGGTCTGTCGTACACGCCCACCGCCGCCCGGCCGATCGGCGGCGGCACCACCGCCGTGGTCGCCGACGCCAGGCTCTCCACGGCCTTCGAGGGCGACATGTCGAGCGCCGGGGACTCCACCCTGGCCATACAGAGGTTCCTCGCGCAGACCTTGGCGGTGACTCTCCAGGACGAGGAGAAGCAGCGCAGCGTCGTGGTCGCCCCGCAGCGCCTGCCGTCCGCCGGCCAGGCGCAGTCGATGGCGAGCGCCCTGCACAGCCTCGACGCCCAGCGCTGGTCGCAGCCGCTGGACCTGGTGGCCGCCTCGAAGGCCAGGCCCGACGCCCGTGCCACGACCGACGTGCCGGGCGCGGGCTCGTACCCCCGCTCACTCAGCAAGCGGGAGCTTCCGGCCAAGGCGTTCCAGGACATCAAGGCCACGCAGGACACCCTCGACAACTTCAAGGTGATCCTCACCGCACCCGACCGGGTGGTGACCCCCTTCGGCAACGCGGTCAACCGGGCGATGTCGACGTCCTGGCGGGGCAGCGAGCGCCCGGCCCAGAAGTACCGCGACGGCGTGCAGAGCTACCTCGAGAGCCTCACCGACGAGGTCCAGCTCATCCAGAAGTCCGACGCGACCCTCTCGGGGCGCAGCGCGACCGTGCCGGTGACGGTCCAGAACCAGCTGGTGCAGGGCGTCGAGAACCTCGTGCTGCGGCTCACATCCACCAAGCCGACCCGTCTCAAGCTGGACGGGGACCAGAGCATCGCCGAGCGCCCGGTGAAGGTCACGGGGGGTCACAGCCAGTCGGTGAAGTTCACGGCCACCGCCAACGCCAACGGCCCGGTACCGGTGACCGCGCAGCTCTACACCGAGGACGGCACGCCGTACGGCCGTCAGATGGAGTTCACGGTCGACGTGAACGAATTCACCCCGACCGTGATGCTCGTGATCGCCGGCGGTGTGCTGCTGCTGGTCCTCGCGGGCGTCAGGATGTACACCCAGCGCAAGCGCGCGGCGGCCCGTGAGGCCGCCGACAGGGGCGACGGCGAGTGCGGTGGCGAGGGTGACGACGCCGAGCAGCCGAGTGACCCGACACCGGACACCGGTCCCGAAAGCGGCAACCCGTCCGGCGCGGGTGAGAAAGTGGACCGTTGA